In Carnobacterium sp. CP1, the following are encoded in one genomic region:
- a CDS encoding putative polysaccharide biosynthesis protein — protein sequence MSNQQMKKMMNGALLLSLAALIAKILSAVYRVPFQNMVGNTGFYVYQQVYPIYGIGMTIALNGFPVFLSKVFAETKSSEQQKKVMKKSFLLLSIVSIGLFSFSYFGAKMIAQEMGDAQLTPIIQSVAWLFLLVPVLATGRGYFQGTFRMLPTAVSQVIEQVVRVAVILTAAFLYTRIGWDDYQMGAAAMSSSWIAGLAACIVLGVAFFRTTKQSDSELAINSEQSVSIGYGSLAKRFMTEGLAICLLSAMLILLQLVDSFTLYKGLIQAGELPELAKNAKGIYDRGQPLVQLGMVVATAFSASLVPVLSRAFVQKREVEFFRAAHSLIRITMTFAMAATTGLVVLMPYLNHLLFGDRSGVLVLCVYVGAVLLASLIGAYNAILQSRDQHYLTMVALFIGILVKWVLNSWFVEEFGTLGASLATDASLAVILAVILLGAPSPLKRSLVKDQFGLHLIYSSAMMALAVWLVTQGISRFLFSGMHRVDSFLVALIGIAVGIIVFVYSLFKWDVLTVREWLSLPFGKKILRK from the coding sequence GTGAGCAATCAACAAATGAAAAAAATGATGAACGGCGCTTTACTACTGTCTTTAGCAGCTTTGATTGCCAAAATACTAAGTGCTGTATACCGCGTGCCGTTTCAGAATATGGTCGGCAATACCGGGTTTTATGTTTATCAACAAGTTTACCCTATTTACGGCATCGGCATGACGATTGCTTTAAATGGTTTCCCCGTTTTTTTGTCCAAAGTCTTTGCCGAAACCAAAAGCAGCGAGCAGCAAAAAAAAGTGATGAAAAAATCCTTTTTGTTGCTGAGCATCGTTTCAATTGGCTTGTTTTCGTTTAGTTACTTTGGCGCAAAAATGATTGCTCAAGAAATGGGTGATGCGCAACTAACGCCGATCATTCAATCGGTTGCGTGGCTGTTTTTGCTGGTACCCGTATTGGCAACGGGACGCGGTTATTTTCAAGGTACTTTTCGCATGCTGCCGACTGCTGTGTCACAAGTCATCGAACAAGTTGTGCGGGTGGCTGTTATTTTGACTGCGGCTTTTCTGTATACCCGCATTGGATGGGACGATTATCAGATGGGTGCAGCGGCTATGAGCAGTTCTTGGATTGCTGGGTTAGCTGCTTGTATCGTTTTAGGAGTCGCGTTTTTTAGAACAACTAAACAAAGTGATAGCGAACTAGCTATCAATTCAGAGCAATCCGTCTCGATTGGTTACGGTTCGTTGGCAAAACGGTTTATGACGGAAGGATTAGCTATTTGCTTGCTGAGTGCAATGCTGATTTTATTGCAATTGGTAGATTCATTCACTTTGTACAAAGGGTTGATTCAAGCTGGAGAATTGCCTGAATTAGCTAAAAATGCTAAAGGAATCTACGATCGCGGCCAGCCGTTAGTTCAATTGGGAATGGTCGTGGCTACAGCTTTTTCAGCTAGTTTAGTCCCGGTATTGAGCCGAGCGTTTGTCCAAAAACGGGAAGTGGAATTTTTCCGAGCAGCACATTCGCTGATTCGCATCACGATGACGTTTGCGATGGCCGCAACCACTGGGTTAGTGGTGCTGATGCCTTACTTGAACCATTTGTTGTTTGGCGACCGTTCTGGAGTACTGGTATTGTGTGTCTACGTCGGAGCCGTTCTTTTGGCTTCTTTGATTGGGGCTTACAATGCGATCCTTCAAAGCCGTGACCAGCATTATTTGACAATGGTGGCGCTGTTTATAGGGATTCTGGTAAAATGGGTGTTGAACAGCTGGTTTGTTGAGGAATTTGGAACATTAGGTGCTAGTTTAGCAACAGATGCTAGTTTAGCCGTCATTTTAGCGGTTATTTTACTGGGAGCTCCTAGTCCCTTAAAGAGAAGCTTAGTGAAAGACCAATTTGGATTGCACTTGATTTACAGCAGCGCCATGATGGCTTTAGCCGTCTGGTTGGTTACACAAGGGATCAGCCGCTTCTTATTTAGCGGTATGCACCGCGTCGATTCTTTTTTGGTCGCACTGATCGGGATCGCTGTCGGAATCATCGTGTTTGTTTATAGTTTATTTAAGTGGGATGTTTTGACCGTTCGCGAATGGTTATCGCTTCCTTTTGGGAAAAAGATATTAAGAAAGTAG
- a CDS encoding MazG nucleotide pyrophosphohydrolase domain-containing protein translates to MGKITVVGLGPGDMAQLPMGVYQLLKGTQPIFLRTKLHPVVEILEQEGLESESFDAVYEANAQFEGVYEKIVQQLIEAAKTQDILYAVPGHPMVAEKSVQLLLEKEPAIEVEIKGGKSFLDDLFQAVRIDPVEGFQLLDALDLNQDELELGQHIIVMQVFNEYIASEVKLTLMEKYPDDHLVALVHAAGSQAEKVEWVPLFEMDRMEGVHNLTSLYVPPLAQDEQTKSFQTLQYYMDAITGEDGDVWIKEQTHESLLPYLQEETAEFIEAVEKEDNENMVEELGDILMQVLYHTSFGERSGYFSLEEVLETVNKKLRRRHPHVFDGIKAETVEEVDALWQKIKAEEKRDSQ, encoded by the coding sequence ATGGGGAAAATTACGGTAGTTGGTTTAGGACCGGGAGATATGGCGCAATTGCCGATGGGGGTTTACCAATTATTGAAAGGGACTCAACCCATTTTTTTACGGACCAAATTACACCCAGTCGTTGAAATACTCGAACAAGAAGGGCTAGAATCCGAATCATTTGATGCAGTTTATGAAGCAAATGCCCAGTTCGAAGGAGTTTACGAAAAAATCGTGCAGCAGTTAATAGAAGCAGCTAAAACACAAGATATCCTTTATGCTGTTCCAGGGCACCCAATGGTTGCTGAAAAATCGGTCCAATTGCTGCTTGAAAAAGAACCTGCAATAGAAGTTGAGATCAAAGGCGGAAAGAGTTTTCTGGATGATTTGTTTCAAGCCGTCCGAATCGATCCGGTCGAAGGTTTCCAACTTTTGGATGCACTGGATTTAAATCAAGACGAATTAGAATTGGGACAGCATATCATCGTGATGCAAGTCTTCAATGAGTATATTGCCAGTGAAGTCAAACTGACGTTAATGGAAAAATACCCAGATGATCACCTCGTTGCACTGGTTCATGCAGCAGGAAGCCAAGCAGAAAAAGTCGAATGGGTACCGTTATTCGAAATGGACCGGATGGAAGGCGTGCACAATTTAACGTCTCTATACGTTCCGCCGTTAGCACAAGATGAACAAACAAAGTCTTTCCAAACTTTGCAATATTATATGGATGCTATTACAGGTGAAGATGGAGATGTTTGGATCAAAGAACAAACCCATGAAAGCCTGTTGCCGTATTTGCAAGAAGAAACAGCTGAATTTATTGAAGCAGTAGAAAAAGAAGACAACGAAAATATGGTCGAAGAATTAGGCGATATTTTGATGCAAGTGCTTTACCATACCAGTTTTGGAGAACGTTCCGGTTATTTTTCACTGGAAGAAGTATTGGAAACTGTTAATAAAAAGCTGCGCAGACGTCACCCTCATGTATTTGATGGTATTAAAGCTGAAACGGTGGAAGAAGTCGATGCCTTGTGGCAAAAAATAAAAGCAGAAGAAAAGAGGGATTCACAATGA
- a CDS encoding RNA-binding S4 domain-containing protein, producing MRLDKFLKISRIIKRRTIAKEVADKGRIQINGLTAKSSSEVKVGDELTINFGNKTLVVKIEKIVESTKKEETKEMYSIISEESKSNGAF from the coding sequence ATGAGATTAGATAAATTTTTGAAAATTTCACGCATTATCAAACGACGCACGATCGCTAAAGAAGTTGCAGATAAAGGCCGTATTCAAATCAATGGTTTGACAGCTAAGTCTTCATCAGAAGTAAAAGTCGGCGATGAGCTGACCATCAATTTCGGCAACAAGACTTTAGTAGTAAAAATTGAAAAAATCGTTGAATCAACGAAAAAAGAAGAAACCAAAGAAATGTACAGCATTATCAGCGAAGAATCAAAATCAAACGGTGCTTTTTAA
- a CDS encoding glycine betaine ABC transporter substrate-binding protein, producing MINAKSIGMALGLSTALLLVGCGNGEDTKNEANESVSEQVDYAITGIEPGAGITNMAHQTLEEYENLEGWELEESSTGGMLTLLDQAIDNEEPIIVTGWAPHWMFSEYDLKYLEDPKGTMGDIESIHTIARLGFEEEMPDAYKILDAFHWEVEDMETVMFEAQDTSFEEAATNWVEANQDKVDEWLEGTEKVNGEKIKLVSTPWDTEKSSGLVAEAVLEQQGYDVTVTDVDPAVLFEAIANGSADASLAPWLPTTHASFYEKHQDNMVDLGENLIGAKNGLVVPAYMDIDSIEDLEPKK from the coding sequence ATGATAAACGCAAAATCTATTGGAATGGCTCTTGGATTATCTACTGCATTACTATTAGTTGGGTGTGGAAATGGTGAAGATACAAAAAATGAGGCAAATGAAAGTGTAAGCGAACAAGTGGATTACGCTATTACAGGCATTGAACCTGGAGCGGGAATAACTAATATGGCACATCAGACTTTAGAGGAATATGAAAATCTGGAAGGTTGGGAACTTGAAGAAAGTTCAACTGGAGGTATGCTGACATTGCTGGACCAAGCAATCGATAATGAAGAACCTATTATTGTAACAGGGTGGGCCCCGCACTGGATGTTCTCAGAATACGATTTGAAATATCTAGAAGACCCGAAAGGAACCATGGGGGATATCGAGAGTATTCATACTATTGCAAGGCTAGGGTTTGAGGAAGAAATGCCTGATGCCTATAAAATTCTTGATGCTTTCCATTGGGAAGTAGAAGATATGGAAACCGTAATGTTTGAGGCACAAGACACTTCTTTTGAAGAGGCTGCGACGAATTGGGTAGAAGCGAACCAAGACAAAGTGGACGAGTGGCTGGAAGGCACTGAAAAAGTGAATGGCGAAAAAATAAAACTGGTGTCAACACCATGGGATACAGAAAAATCTTCTGGTCTTGTTGCGGAAGCCGTATTAGAACAACAAGGCTATGACGTGACAGTAACAGACGTTGATCCTGCAGTTTTGTTTGAGGCGATTGCAAATGGGTCAGCAGATGCATCCCTTGCACCGTGGTTGCCAACAACACATGCTTCTTTTTATGAAAAACACCAAGATAATATGGTTGATTTGGGTGAAAACTTAATAGGAGCAAAAAATGGATTAGTTGTTCCAGCCTATATGGATATTGATTCCATCGAAGATTTAGAACCAAAAAAATAA
- the arr gene encoding NAD(+)--rifampin ADP-ribosyltransferase: MNDNKNILDPGPFFHGTKAKLEIGDMLEPLRSSNYQDKKSNYIYFTATLDAAKWGAELAKAKSKERIYIVEPLGDFENDPNLTDKRFPGNPTRSYRSKSPLKIIAELSSWERHSDEEIDYMLLSIRKLSEQGENVIYD, from the coding sequence ATGAACGACAATAAAAATATCTTAGATCCTGGTCCATTCTTTCATGGTACTAAAGCAAAACTGGAAATCGGAGATATGCTTGAACCTTTACGCTCATCCAATTATCAAGATAAAAAATCTAACTATATCTATTTTACTGCAACGTTAGATGCTGCTAAATGGGGTGCCGAATTAGCGAAAGCTAAATCGAAAGAGAGGATTTATATCGTAGAACCATTAGGTGATTTTGAAAATGATCCCAACTTAACTGACAAAAGATTTCCCGGAAATCCAACACGTTCTTATAGGTCTAAATCTCCTTTGAAAATAATAGCTGAATTAAGTTCATGGGAAAGACATTCTGATGAAGAAATAGATTATATGCTTTTATCTATAAGAAAGTTAAGTGAACAAGGAGAAAATGTGATATACGATTAA
- a CDS encoding Hsp20/alpha crystallin family protein — protein MANNLRKKDDFPTLTDFFPSLLDEDFSLLDKVPSSLTRSNFKADVHETDQKYELKIDLPGFDKENISIDYHHDVLTIQAKRQEEKSKKNDEGQFIKRERSYGSMARQFYLTNVDEEKAKANYTDGVLTLIMPKLNSENTTKKQISIE, from the coding sequence ATGGCAAATAATTTACGTAAAAAAGATGATTTTCCAACACTCACTGATTTCTTCCCATCTTTACTTGATGAAGATTTTTCTTTATTAGATAAGGTCCCTTCATCTCTTACAAGAAGCAACTTCAAAGCAGATGTTCACGAAACAGATCAAAAATATGAATTAAAAATTGATTTGCCTGGTTTTGATAAAGAAAATATCTCTATTGACTACCATCACGATGTTTTAACGATTCAGGCTAAAAGACAAGAAGAAAAAAGTAAAAAAAATGATGAAGGTCAATTTATTAAAAGAGAACGTTCATACGGTAGTATGGCTCGTCAATTCTATCTAACAAATGTAGATGAAGAAAAGGCTAAAGCAAACTATACCGATGGTGTATTAACTTTGATCATGCCAAAATTAAATAGTGAAAATACTACTAAAAAACAAATTAGTATCGAGTAA
- the relB gene encoding type II toxin-antitoxin system RelB family antitoxin, with protein sequence MILLTVISLRIDTQEEKLIKEYAKANNISVSALFRNAVLEKNEDEINLGLHNQAMTKHK encoded by the coding sequence TTGATTCTACTGACTGTAATATCACTAAGGATTGATACTCAAGAAGAGAAATTAATAAAAGAATATGCTAAGGCTAATAACATTTCTGTCTCTGCTTTATTTAGAAATGCTGTTCTAGAAAAAAATGAAGATGAAATTAATTTGGGGTTACATAATCAAGCTATGACGAAGCATAAATAA
- a CDS encoding MFS transporter: MKNKSFRFLWIGQSMANLGDIFYIVGLISILYISTESPFILALVPFFNMFGRFISGLLSPLLLNRYSLKSLIIYSQASKTLLLFFLAIILALNLTSNVLVIISFVFVIAFLDGWAAPASQAMLPRLVAENELVKANSFFSIVSETVNLGGWALGGLVVALLSGQNVILITVALYLIATVLMTRIIDPIKFKRKFSEGRRSGELKEGWQIVWRSPLYKSLHVIIVFEAFANVVWIASILYVFVSEVLGKSEAWWGYINTSFFVGMVVGGFICSYFTLAFEKNLKYVLITFSFGISILTLLFGLTTIAWLSLFFAELNGISQQLKAIASNTFLQKSASTEELPKIYAVQSALVSLLFAISSLLFGALTEIWDVRISFIVSAVLLGIAAIYAAINHRVFSVEKSS, translated from the coding sequence ATGAAAAACAAATCCTTCCGTTTTCTTTGGATCGGACAATCAATGGCCAATTTAGGTGATATTTTTTATATCGTGGGGCTTATATCAATATTATACATCTCAACAGAATCACCATTTATATTAGCGTTAGTTCCTTTTTTCAATATGTTCGGCCGTTTTATCAGTGGATTACTTTCTCCACTATTGTTAAATCGATATTCATTAAAATCACTGATCATTTATTCGCAGGCAAGTAAGACACTCTTACTATTTTTTCTAGCGATTATCTTAGCGTTAAATCTAACGTCAAACGTGCTTGTGATTATAAGTTTTGTATTTGTGATTGCATTTTTAGACGGATGGGCAGCGCCTGCAAGTCAAGCCATGCTACCGCGTTTAGTTGCAGAAAATGAGCTTGTGAAAGCTAATAGCTTTTTCTCCATTGTTAGCGAAACAGTTAATCTAGGCGGATGGGCACTTGGGGGATTAGTTGTTGCACTTTTAAGCGGTCAAAATGTCATTTTAATTACGGTAGCCTTGTATCTAATAGCTACCGTACTGATGACTAGAATTATTGATCCAATCAAATTTAAAAGAAAATTCTCCGAGGGTCGTCGGAGCGGTGAATTGAAAGAAGGATGGCAAATTGTTTGGAGAAGTCCATTATACAAAAGTCTACATGTGATTATAGTATTTGAAGCTTTTGCAAACGTTGTATGGATTGCTTCTATACTTTACGTTTTCGTGAGCGAAGTTCTTGGTAAATCTGAAGCTTGGTGGGGATATATCAATACCTCATTTTTTGTTGGAATGGTTGTGGGTGGGTTTATATGCTCCTATTTTACTTTGGCATTCGAAAAAAACCTTAAGTATGTTTTGATTACTTTTTCATTTGGAATTAGTATCTTAACTCTTCTTTTTGGTTTAACAACGATTGCTTGGTTGTCACTTTTTTTTGCAGAACTCAATGGAATTTCCCAACAACTAAAAGCTATTGCTTCTAATACATTTCTTCAAAAATCAGCTAGTACCGAAGAACTTCCTAAGATTTATGCCGTACAAAGTGCATTAGTGTCTTTATTATTTGCGATTTCTTCTTTACTATTTGGTGCTCTTACTGAAATATGGGATGTACGCATATCTTTTATTGTTTCAGCGGTATTATTAGGAATAGCAGCTATTTACGCCGCTATAAATCATCGTGTGTTTTCTGTTGAAAAATCAAGCTAA
- a CDS encoding helix-turn-helix domain-containing protein encodes MALAERLKESRVKKGLSQGDVATHLQISRQSISKWENGNSYPDLDNLVKLSVYYEVSVDGLLKENEESELENEEKHPNLDFIRGNSEKDEGLILLVLAFLGCLIAPYGFFVAPLVIKRNKKTNTLHKFIYLACACCLFVNLFVVYSVVGDYLGWGTTTVEYLGE; translated from the coding sequence GTGGCTTTAGCAGAGCGACTGAAAGAAAGCAGAGTCAAAAAGGGACTGTCACAAGGAGATGTGGCGACTCATTTACAAATTTCTAGACAATCTATTTCAAAATGGGAGAATGGCAACAGTTATCCTGATTTAGATAATTTGGTCAAATTGAGCGTCTATTATGAAGTATCCGTTGATGGATTGTTAAAAGAAAACGAAGAAAGCGAGCTTGAAAATGAAGAAAAGCACCCAAATCTAGACTTTATCCGTGGAAATTCTGAAAAAGATGAAGGACTTATACTATTGGTCCTTGCTTTCCTAGGGTGTTTAATTGCTCCGTATGGCTTTTTTGTAGCTCCACTTGTAATCAAACGAAACAAAAAAACAAACACACTACATAAATTTATTTACTTAGCATGTGCTTGCTGTTTATTTGTGAATCTATTCGTCGTTTATAGTGTTGTGGGTGATTATTTAGGCTGGGGAACGACTACTGTTGAGTATCTTGGGGAGTAA
- a CDS encoding FtsB family cell division protein, whose product MKKKEPTNIARLKNDYTQAKTLQAHRERKQKRSMRRRLAVILFVGCLVIIGLTTKIWTSAQAISEMETEKAEAEVVLKKTETQQDYLNTQIKRLEDENYVAKLARSQYYLSKDNEIIFSLPEDNAAKVIEETNEKVETTEKD is encoded by the coding sequence ATGAAGAAAAAAGAGCCGACAAATATCGCTAGATTGAAAAACGACTATACCCAAGCCAAAACACTTCAAGCTCATCGTGAACGCAAACAAAAACGATCAATGCGCAGAAGACTAGCTGTTATTTTGTTTGTTGGCTGCTTAGTTATAATTGGTTTAACCACAAAAATTTGGACCAGTGCGCAAGCCATTTCTGAAATGGAGACCGAAAAGGCGGAAGCTGAAGTGGTTTTGAAAAAAACAGAAACTCAACAGGACTATTTAAATACGCAAATCAAACGTTTAGAAGATGAAAATTACGTGGCCAAGTTAGCACGAAGCCAATATTATTTATCAAAAGACAATGAAATTATATTTAGTTTGCCAGAAGACAACGCTGCAAAAGTTATTGAAGAAACAAACGAAAAAGTTGAAACGACTGAAAAAGACTGA
- a CDS encoding S1 domain-containing RNA-binding protein: MSIEVGNKVSGTVSGITNFGAFIDLGDRKTGLVHISEVSDSFIKDIKDVLKVGETVTVKVMSIGDDGKIGLSIRRAVDKPVETASSSREKTGGYQGRREGGAPRSSGGYQNQRNPRGAKSVEPKKDDFDSLMSSFLKDSDDRLTTLKRSTEGKRGGRGGRRN; this comes from the coding sequence ATGTCAATTGAAGTGGGAAATAAAGTTTCAGGAACAGTATCAGGTATTACAAATTTTGGTGCGTTCATCGACCTAGGTGATAGAAAGACTGGACTCGTTCATATTAGTGAAGTGTCTGATAGTTTTATCAAAGATATCAAAGATGTGTTAAAAGTTGGTGAAACAGTGACTGTGAAAGTAATGTCCATTGGAGATGACGGGAAAATCGGTCTTTCTATTAGACGTGCGGTCGATAAACCAGTTGAAACTGCTTCAAGTTCTCGAGAAAAAACCGGCGGGTATCAAGGACGCCGTGAAGGTGGAGCACCTCGTAGCAGCGGTGGATATCAAAACCAACGAAATCCTCGTGGCGCGAAAAGTGTTGAACCTAAAAAAGATGATTTTGACTCATTGATGTCATCATTCTTGAAAGACAGCGATGATCGTTTAACAACTCTAAAACGCAGCACCGAAGGCAAACGCGGTGGCCGTGGCGGACGACGCAATTAA
- the tilS gene encoding tRNA lysidine(34) synthetase TilS: MEQLSGFLKDCQHHAYWKPTDRLLVAVSGGVDSMVLVDLIHHLPAKLKPWFGVVHVNHKLREVSDEEEAFLKNYCQEKKIPFFCTQWKRADHPVTGEEAAARNFRYTFFQEMMLAHKATHLVTAHHGDDQVETILMRLVRGGQLGNMAGIRAVRTFGSGKLVRPLLKYSKEELYAYSRQHRLRYYEDESNTSLKYTRNRYRQTIVPLLKQENPKVLNHFNDFSKDLLDVLHLSEQLIQEKIDHVTIEAKPEFWKLTIPVFLSYEPALQRQILMRLLVKVFNADPIDSLRQQTNEVIALMVNAKPNSQLNLPNGWRVRREYEQLMIEKPPMVLPVQKNQEQKLVPEQWATLANGGQIGLFRVAAHAEPPDKGDQHIWLDPEEVVLPLTIRHRKPGDRMSLKGMETGHKKIKSIFIDQKIPLKQRDEVYLITDATNEIIWLVEYKESRLSIQRETDKIQYILIYQR, from the coding sequence ATGGAGCAACTTTCTGGTTTTTTAAAAGATTGTCAGCACCATGCCTACTGGAAACCAACTGACCGCTTATTAGTAGCTGTTTCTGGTGGCGTGGATTCAATGGTATTAGTAGATCTGATCCATCATTTGCCAGCTAAGCTAAAACCATGGTTTGGCGTGGTTCACGTGAATCACAAACTGCGCGAGGTATCGGATGAAGAAGAAGCCTTTTTAAAGAACTATTGCCAAGAAAAAAAGATACCTTTTTTTTGTACCCAATGGAAACGAGCCGATCATCCAGTAACAGGAGAAGAAGCAGCGGCACGAAATTTTCGCTATACTTTTTTTCAAGAAATGATGCTGGCTCATAAAGCCACACACTTGGTTACCGCACATCATGGCGATGATCAAGTAGAAACGATTTTGATGCGTCTAGTGCGTGGTGGACAATTGGGGAATATGGCTGGCATTCGTGCTGTTCGGACATTTGGTTCAGGCAAGCTGGTTCGACCTTTACTGAAGTATTCTAAAGAAGAGCTGTATGCTTATAGTCGACAACACCGTTTAAGGTATTATGAAGATGAAAGCAATACTAGTTTGAAGTACACTCGAAATCGGTATCGGCAAACGATCGTGCCGCTTTTGAAGCAAGAGAATCCGAAAGTATTGAACCATTTTAATGACTTTTCCAAGGATTTATTGGATGTCTTGCACCTATCTGAACAGTTGATTCAAGAAAAGATAGATCATGTCACGATAGAAGCCAAACCAGAGTTTTGGAAATTAACGATTCCGGTTTTTCTATCCTATGAGCCTGCTCTTCAACGACAGATCCTGATGCGCCTCTTGGTGAAAGTGTTTAACGCTGATCCAATTGACTCTTTAAGGCAGCAAACAAATGAAGTGATTGCGTTGATGGTCAATGCGAAGCCGAACAGTCAGTTAAATTTACCCAATGGCTGGCGTGTGCGTAGAGAATATGAACAATTAATGATTGAAAAGCCTCCTATGGTGCTGCCGGTTCAGAAGAATCAAGAACAAAAGCTTGTACCTGAACAATGGGCAACGTTGGCAAATGGAGGGCAAATAGGATTGTTCCGAGTAGCGGCTCATGCTGAACCACCTGACAAAGGCGATCAGCACATTTGGTTGGATCCTGAAGAGGTGGTTTTGCCTTTAACGATCAGGCATCGAAAACCAGGTGACCGGATGTCGTTAAAAGGAATGGAAACAGGGCATAAAAAGATAAAATCTATTTTTATTGATCAAAAAATACCGTTGAAGCAACGTGATGAGGTCTATTTGATAACCGATGCAACAAATGAAATCATTTGGTTAGTGGAATATAAGGAATCAAGATTGTCTATTCAACGTGAAACTGATAAAATACAATACATACTCATTTACCAAAGATAA
- the hpt gene encoding hypoxanthine phosphoribosyltransferase: protein MMQNDIERVLFSREELAQKTNELGQQLSVEYKEKNPLVVGILKGATPFLSDLVKEMDIYLEMDFMDVSSYGGGITSSGEVKILKDLDTNVEGRDLLIVEDIIDSGRTLSYLVEMFRYRKAKSVKIVTLLDKPEGRVVEMKADYVGFLVPNEFVVGYGLDYDERYRNLPYIGILKPEIYQ, encoded by the coding sequence ATTATGCAGAATGATATCGAACGCGTGCTGTTTTCAAGAGAAGAATTAGCGCAAAAAACGAACGAACTAGGACAACAACTATCCGTTGAATATAAGGAGAAAAACCCTTTAGTTGTTGGTATATTAAAAGGAGCGACTCCTTTTTTATCGGACTTGGTGAAAGAAATGGATATCTACCTTGAAATGGACTTTATGGACGTTTCAAGTTACGGTGGTGGCATTACTTCATCAGGAGAAGTCAAAATCTTAAAAGATTTAGATACAAATGTCGAAGGTCGCGATTTGCTGATCGTCGAAGACATTATCGACAGTGGCCGGACGCTTTCCTACTTAGTTGAGATGTTTCGTTACCGCAAAGCAAAATCGGTTAAAATCGTTACATTATTAGATAAACCTGAAGGCCGTGTAGTTGAAATGAAAGCTGATTACGTTGGCTTTTTAGTACCGAACGAATTTGTAGTCGGATATGGTTTAGATTATGATGAACGTTACCGCAATTTGCCTTATATCGGCATATTAAAACCAGAAATTTACCAGTAG